A genomic region of Heteronotia binoei isolate CCM8104 ecotype False Entrance Well unplaced genomic scaffold, APGP_CSIRO_Hbin_v1 ptg000067l___fragment_4___debris, whole genome shotgun sequence contains the following coding sequences:
- the UBXN2B gene encoding UBX domain-containing protein 2B isoform X2, producing MADEGATSEQQEEEAALGAGELRSEKGPRGSGRPPTVRDLQLALAGLYEDEIKRQPSHSDKPTTRVTSHPRLPVQRYYSGDSEYRGLQVVGSSNITPSKIVDELFKEAREHGAVPLDEVSRVSGDCHKAKSFSGGGYRLGSSSLKRSEYIYGENQHGQEVQILLKLWRNGFSLDDGELRSYSDPVNAEFLESVKRGEIPVELQRLVHGGQVNLDMEDHQEQEYVRPRLRFKAFSGEGQKLGSLTPEIVSTPSSPEEEEKSFLDGVFLVDDSMPTTKIQIRLADGSRLIQRFNQTHRILDIRNFIIQSRPSFATTDFVLLTTFPHKELTDESLTLEEADILNTVILQQLK from the exons aTGGCGGACGAGGGAGCAACCTCtgagcagcaagaggaggaagcAGCCCTTGGGGCAGGCGAGCTACGGAGCGAGAAAGGGCCCCGGGGAAGCGGCCGGCCCCCCACTGTCAGGGATTTACAG CTTGCATTGGCTGGATTATATGAAGATGAAATTAAAAGGCAACCATCGCATTCTGATAAACCAACAACTAGAGTGACCAGTCATCCAAGATTACCAGTTCAAAG GTATTATTCAGGTGATTCAGAATATAGGGGACTCCAGGTAGTTGGATCATCAAATATAACTCCCAGCAAAATTGTTGATGAACTTTTCAAGGAAGCAAGAGAACATGGGGCAGTCCCTTTGGATGAAGTATCGAGAGTTTCAGGGGATTGTCATAAAGCTAAA tCATTTTCTGGTGGTGGATACAGATTGGGCAGTTCATCTCTAAAGCGGTCCGAATACATATATGGAGAAAATCAGCATGGGCAAGAA GTTCAAATATTGCTAAAATTGTGGAGGAATGGTTTCAGTTTGGATGATGGAGAGCTGAGATCTTACTCAGATCCAGTAAATGCTGAGTTTCTTGAATCTGTTAAAAGAGG AGAGATTCCTGTAGAACTTCAACGATTGGTGCATGGAGGCCAAGTAAATTTAGATATGGAAGATCATCAGGAGCAAGAATATGTAAGGCCTAGACTGAGATTCAAAGCTTTCAGTGGAGAAGGCCAGAAGCTTGGAAG TCTTACTCCTGAGATTGTCAGCACACCTTCTTCaccggaagaagaagaaaaatcctTTCTTGATGGTGTTTTTTTGGTTGATGACTCCATGCCAACAACCAAAATTCAGATTAGGCTTGCAGACGGAAGCCGTTTAATACAAAGATTTAATCAAACACACAG GATTTTAGATATTCGAAATTTTATTATCCAGTCTCGTCCTTCATTTGCAACCACTGACTTTGTTCTTTTGACTACATTTCCCCATAAAGAACTTACAGATGAAAGCCTAACACTAGAGGAAGCCGATATCCTGAACACTGTGATTCTTCAACAATTAAAGTAA
- the UBXN2B gene encoding UBX domain-containing protein 2B isoform X3 — MADEGATSEQQEEEAALGAGELRSEKGPRGSGRPPTVRDLQLALAGLYEDEIKRQPSHSDKPTTRVTSHPRLPVQSLKIDSFRSLRKPERSMSDDKDNQRYYSGDSEYRGLQVVGSSNITPSKIVDELFKEAREHGAVPLDEVSRVSGDCHKAKSFSGGGYRLGSSSLKRSEYIYGENQHGQEVQILLKLWRNGFSLDDGELRSYSDPVNAEFLESVKRGEIPVELQRLVHGGQVNLDMEDHQEQEYVRPRLRFKAFSGEGQKLGSLTPEIVSTPSSPEEEEKSFLDGVFLVDDSMPTTKIQIRLADGSRLIQRFNQTHRTYR; from the exons aTGGCGGACGAGGGAGCAACCTCtgagcagcaagaggaggaagcAGCCCTTGGGGCAGGCGAGCTACGGAGCGAGAAAGGGCCCCGGGGAAGCGGCCGGCCCCCCACTGTCAGGGATTTACAG CTTGCATTGGCTGGATTATATGAAGATGAAATTAAAAGGCAACCATCGCATTCTGATAAACCAACAACTAGAGTGACCAGTCATCCAAGATTACCAGTTCAAAG TCTTAAAATTGACTCCTTCAGAAGTTTGAGAAAACCAGAAAGAAGTATGAGTGATGACAAGGATAACCAAAG GTATTATTCAGGTGATTCAGAATATAGGGGACTCCAGGTAGTTGGATCATCAAATATAACTCCCAGCAAAATTGTTGATGAACTTTTCAAGGAAGCAAGAGAACATGGGGCAGTCCCTTTGGATGAAGTATCGAGAGTTTCAGGGGATTGTCATAAAGCTAAA tCATTTTCTGGTGGTGGATACAGATTGGGCAGTTCATCTCTAAAGCGGTCCGAATACATATATGGAGAAAATCAGCATGGGCAAGAA GTTCAAATATTGCTAAAATTGTGGAGGAATGGTTTCAGTTTGGATGATGGAGAGCTGAGATCTTACTCAGATCCAGTAAATGCTGAGTTTCTTGAATCTGTTAAAAGAGG AGAGATTCCTGTAGAACTTCAACGATTGGTGCATGGAGGCCAAGTAAATTTAGATATGGAAGATCATCAGGAGCAAGAATATGTAAGGCCTAGACTGAGATTCAAAGCTTTCAGTGGAGAAGGCCAGAAGCTTGGAAG TCTTACTCCTGAGATTGTCAGCACACCTTCTTCaccggaagaagaagaaaaatcctTTCTTGATGGTGTTTTTTTGGTTGATGACTCCATGCCAACAACCAAAATTCAGATTAGGCTTGCAGACGGAAGCCGTTTAATACAAAGATTTAATCAAACACACAG AACTTACAGATGA
- the UBXN2B gene encoding UBX domain-containing protein 2B isoform X1, with product MADEGATSEQQEEEAALGAGELRSEKGPRGSGRPPTVRDLQLALAGLYEDEIKRQPSHSDKPTTRVTSHPRLPVQSLKIDSFRSLRKPERSMSDDKDNQRYYSGDSEYRGLQVVGSSNITPSKIVDELFKEAREHGAVPLDEVSRVSGDCHKAKSFSGGGYRLGSSSLKRSEYIYGENQHGQEVQILLKLWRNGFSLDDGELRSYSDPVNAEFLESVKRGEIPVELQRLVHGGQVNLDMEDHQEQEYVRPRLRFKAFSGEGQKLGSLTPEIVSTPSSPEEEEKSFLDGVFLVDDSMPTTKIQIRLADGSRLIQRFNQTHRILDIRNFIIQSRPSFATTDFVLLTTFPHKELTDESLTLEEADILNTVILQQLK from the exons aTGGCGGACGAGGGAGCAACCTCtgagcagcaagaggaggaagcAGCCCTTGGGGCAGGCGAGCTACGGAGCGAGAAAGGGCCCCGGGGAAGCGGCCGGCCCCCCACTGTCAGGGATTTACAG CTTGCATTGGCTGGATTATATGAAGATGAAATTAAAAGGCAACCATCGCATTCTGATAAACCAACAACTAGAGTGACCAGTCATCCAAGATTACCAGTTCAAAG TCTTAAAATTGACTCCTTCAGAAGTTTGAGAAAACCAGAAAGAAGTATGAGTGATGACAAGGATAACCAAAG GTATTATTCAGGTGATTCAGAATATAGGGGACTCCAGGTAGTTGGATCATCAAATATAACTCCCAGCAAAATTGTTGATGAACTTTTCAAGGAAGCAAGAGAACATGGGGCAGTCCCTTTGGATGAAGTATCGAGAGTTTCAGGGGATTGTCATAAAGCTAAA tCATTTTCTGGTGGTGGATACAGATTGGGCAGTTCATCTCTAAAGCGGTCCGAATACATATATGGAGAAAATCAGCATGGGCAAGAA GTTCAAATATTGCTAAAATTGTGGAGGAATGGTTTCAGTTTGGATGATGGAGAGCTGAGATCTTACTCAGATCCAGTAAATGCTGAGTTTCTTGAATCTGTTAAAAGAGG AGAGATTCCTGTAGAACTTCAACGATTGGTGCATGGAGGCCAAGTAAATTTAGATATGGAAGATCATCAGGAGCAAGAATATGTAAGGCCTAGACTGAGATTCAAAGCTTTCAGTGGAGAAGGCCAGAAGCTTGGAAG TCTTACTCCTGAGATTGTCAGCACACCTTCTTCaccggaagaagaagaaaaatcctTTCTTGATGGTGTTTTTTTGGTTGATGACTCCATGCCAACAACCAAAATTCAGATTAGGCTTGCAGACGGAAGCCGTTTAATACAAAGATTTAATCAAACACACAG GATTTTAGATATTCGAAATTTTATTATCCAGTCTCGTCCTTCATTTGCAACCACTGACTTTGTTCTTTTGACTACATTTCCCCATAAAGAACTTACAGATGAAAGCCTAACACTAGAGGAAGCCGATATCCTGAACACTGTGATTCTTCAACAATTAAAGTAA